A part of Hydrogenobacter sp. T-8 genomic DNA contains:
- a CDS encoding FAD-dependent oxidoreductase, which translates to MKVFIVGAGMAGHALVEELLKAGKGLDIHLFGDEKALPYNRIFLADIIAGRKLPSQLLLKSYLRYEEEGVRLHLGERVERIFPDMKKIITSKGGVYSYDKLVLAVGSTPYIPPIKGVEKKGVFTFRSLRDVYEIMDMARVSKRAIVIGGGLLGIELASSLRELGLEVFLIHILDRLMEQWLDHTASKMLSKRLEDMGIKLILNAKTVEILGGKRSEGVRLSTDEVIYGDFVVLATGVRPNTSLAVASNLKVNRGILVNDFLETSAQDAYAVGECIEHRGRTFGLLSPVMEQVRVCARNLLYGNVEKYEGSVDYALLKVAGVRLLSAGRVHEREVDEIALYRDKENYRKAVVSNGKLVGVILYGNLSGSEKMLSMIKSGEGIKDYSFLIKDLIVEERELKPEDTVCNCNLVTYADILKAIREGARTIEDVQRMTKASTSCGGCAPIVEEILKKHVKARPQRINKVEEYKRAKHPFERELIQKLEAWAEEEDWQKIPEEDRDIGLKWYGIFYRKATPGYFMVRVRITHGKLSSEQALVLAHLSKKFGRNDIDITSRQQIQLRWIEVKDLPKVLEAIESVGLSTLQTGMDNIRNITGDPLSGLVEESLIDTVPIAKRITEVFLGKKQYADLPRKFNLALLGSERDCINCRFNDLCFSLAVKDGKYGFNVYGGGKIGSGGPEPALDLNMFVLPYESIELSKAVFELYSDMGNREDRNKNRFYFLIKELGVEGLRKELERRLLRRLEDKGQDLVKTWGEREGIIEQKNGLYTVSLMVPGGIFTGEDLETVAHLSRRYGSGEIRLSVYQNIYIVNVPEEKLNDLLSHPIFEKYSISTSPYFTNLIACQGSKTCAFGVIENKPDAIRLANYLSEHLPTNKAIRMHWSGCAKGCGQHGAGDLGFVGTKMRFNGEVMLAVEVFLKGKKLNTVPLKDINEYVRKLITEGVI; encoded by the coding sequence ATGAAGGTTTTTATTGTTGGTGCGGGTATGGCAGGGCATGCCCTTGTGGAAGAGCTTTTAAAGGCAGGTAAGGGCTTGGATATACACCTTTTTGGGGATGAAAAGGCACTACCCTATAACAGAATATTTCTTGCGGACATAATCGCAGGGAGGAAACTACCATCGCAACTCCTTTTGAAAAGCTATCTGAGATATGAAGAAGAGGGTGTTAGACTGCATTTAGGCGAGCGTGTAGAGAGGATATTTCCAGATATGAAGAAGATAATAACCTCAAAGGGAGGTGTGTATTCCTATGACAAGCTTGTGCTGGCGGTAGGTAGCACTCCCTACATACCACCTATAAAAGGAGTTGAAAAGAAGGGTGTGTTTACCTTTAGAAGTCTTAGGGATGTGTATGAAATCATGGATATGGCAAGGGTTTCAAAAAGGGCAATAGTTATCGGTGGTGGCTTGTTAGGTATAGAGCTGGCATCCTCCCTAAGGGAGCTGGGGCTTGAGGTTTTTCTTATTCATATTCTTGACAGGCTCATGGAGCAATGGCTGGACCATACTGCAAGCAAGATGCTGTCAAAGAGGCTTGAGGACATGGGTATAAAGCTGATACTAAACGCTAAGACTGTGGAAATATTAGGAGGAAAAAGGAGTGAAGGTGTAAGGCTTTCCACCGATGAGGTTATCTATGGAGATTTTGTGGTGCTTGCCACAGGTGTAAGACCAAACACTTCACTGGCAGTGGCAAGTAATCTAAAGGTTAACAGGGGTATTCTCGTCAACGATTTCCTTGAAACCTCCGCTCAGGACGCGTATGCGGTAGGTGAATGCATAGAACATAGAGGCAGGACCTTTGGACTGCTAAGTCCTGTGATGGAGCAGGTAAGGGTGTGTGCCAGAAACCTTCTTTATGGGAATGTGGAAAAGTATGAGGGCTCTGTTGACTATGCTCTTCTTAAGGTTGCTGGGGTCAGGCTACTCTCTGCGGGAAGGGTTCACGAAAGAGAGGTGGACGAGATTGCCTTATACAGGGACAAGGAAAATTATCGGAAGGCAGTGGTCAGCAATGGTAAGCTGGTAGGCGTAATACTCTACGGAAACCTCTCTGGAAGTGAAAAGATGCTTAGCATGATAAAGTCTGGTGAGGGTATAAAGGATTACAGTTTCCTGATAAAAGACTTAATTGTTGAAGAAAGGGAGTTAAAGCCCGAAGATACGGTATGCAACTGCAATTTAGTCACTTATGCGGATATTCTTAAGGCAATAAGGGAGGGTGCAAGAACTATTGAAGATGTGCAAAGGATGACCAAAGCGTCCACATCCTGCGGTGGTTGTGCACCCATTGTGGAGGAAATACTCAAAAAGCATGTGAAAGCAAGACCTCAGAGGATAAACAAAGTAGAAGAATACAAAAGGGCAAAGCATCCCTTTGAAAGGGAGCTCATACAGAAATTAGAAGCATGGGCGGAGGAAGAAGACTGGCAGAAAATACCAGAGGAAGACAGGGACATAGGACTAAAATGGTACGGCATCTTCTACAGAAAGGCGACGCCAGGCTATTTCATGGTAAGGGTAAGGATAACCCATGGAAAGCTAAGCTCAGAGCAAGCTCTTGTGCTTGCACATCTTTCAAAGAAGTTTGGCAGGAACGATATAGACATAACGTCAAGACAGCAAATACAACTTAGATGGATAGAAGTAAAAGACTTGCCAAAGGTGCTTGAGGCGATAGAGTCTGTGGGTCTTAGCACTCTTCAGACTGGTATGGACAACATAAGGAACATCACTGGTGACCCGCTTTCTGGTCTTGTTGAAGAAAGCCTCATAGATACAGTTCCTATAGCAAAGAGGATAACGGAGGTTTTCCTCGGAAAAAAGCAGTATGCAGACCTTCCAAGAAAGTTCAACCTTGCCCTTCTTGGTTCGGAACGCGACTGTATAAACTGCAGGTTTAACGACCTATGTTTTTCTCTGGCGGTTAAGGATGGAAAGTATGGCTTTAATGTTTACGGTGGAGGTAAGATAGGGTCTGGGGGACCCGAGCCAGCCCTTGACCTAAACATGTTTGTATTGCCCTATGAGAGTATTGAACTAAGCAAGGCGGTTTTTGAGTTGTATTCGGATATGGGGAATAGAGAAGACAGAAACAAAAACAGGTTTTATTTCCTCATAAAGGAGCTCGGTGTAGAAGGTCTGAGAAAAGAATTGGAAAGAAGGCTTTTGAGAAGACTGGAGGACAAAGGTCAGGACCTCGTAAAGACATGGGGTGAGAGAGAGGGTATCATAGAGCAGAAGAATGGTCTTTACACGGTAAGCCTTATGGTGCCAGGGGGAATTTTTACCGGTGAAGACCTTGAAACGGTCGCTCATCTTTCAAGAAGATACGGAAGCGGGGAAATAAGGCTCAGCGTATATCAGAATATATACATAGTTAACGTTCCAGAGGAAAAACTCAACGACCTTTTGAGTCACCCAATATTTGAAAAATACTCAATCTCTACATCGCCTTATTTTACGAACCTTATAGCCTGTCAGGGTAGCAAGACCTGTGCCTTTGGAGTTATAGAGAACAAGCCCGACGCCATAAGGCTTGCCAATTATCTCTCTGAACACCTTCCCACCAACAAAGCTATAAGGATGCACTGGTCTGGATGTGCAAAGGGCTGTGGTCAGCACGGTGCTGGAGACCTTGGTTTCGTAGGAACAAAGATGAGGTTTAACGGAGAGGTCATGCTTGCGGTGGAAGTTTTTCTGAAGGGCAAAAAGCTCAACACCGTTCCTCTAAAGGATATTAACGAATATGTGAGAAAATTAATTAC
- a CDS encoding P-II family nitrogen regulator yields the protein MRLIKAVIRPERLYEVITALEEKGFRGFTVMDVVGRGREGGLKFGEASYMELAKTLLMVAVHDEDVERVVEVIKRHASLGMFGDGKVFVCPIEEVWTIRTGKRELEV from the coding sequence ATGAGGCTAATAAAGGCGGTTATAAGACCAGAAAGGCTGTATGAGGTGATAACAGCTCTTGAGGAGAAGGGTTTTAGAGGGTTTACTGTGATGGATGTAGTTGGAAGGGGTAGGGAGGGAGGGTTGAAATTTGGAGAGGCAAGCTACATGGAGCTTGCTAAAACTCTTCTGATGGTGGCGGTTCATGATGAGGATGTGGAAAGGGTGGTAGAGGTCATAAAAAGGCACGCAAGCCTTGGTATGTTCGGAGATGGAAAAGTATTCGTGTGTCCTATTGAAGAGGTGTGGACTATAAGGACTGGTAAGAGGGAGTTGGAGGTGTAG
- a CDS encoding molybdopterin oxidoreductase family protein produces the protein MRFQCPYCGVGCGLLYEGGRVKGDKDHMASKGDVCQKPLYYPKVMHKDRLLRPLFRESKRGSFKEIDWERAYSIISSKLKSLSPEEVYFYLSGQLMTEDIYVMNKFIKGFLKTNNIDANSRLCMATPATAYRLVFGSDGPPCSYEDFEDADAFVFAGSNALWTHPVVFKRILKKKAEKPEVKIVVIDPVKTETAKKADLHIQIRAGTDTALFNSVLCVLYKKGWINWEFLKKHVAGYEEAINEAVKYTPEIVSDICQIEEGQIYELAELYAFSKKLISLWCQGLNQSSQGVMKNLSLINLHLATGRLNHRGCPFSLTGQPNAMGGREMGYLSHGLPGYRDIRKEEDRRFMEEFWGIEVGSIKPNPGPTITEAIDLMLEGKIKLLWVVCTNPAITLPNLNKVWKAFERAFLIVQDAYWNDTCEFANLILPASQMGEKEGVMTGSDRTLSLCQKFSEPPGEAKPDWLIFVEVAKYMGMGDAFNYHNSREIFEELKSATRGKLCDISELDYEDLPKRWGGRWLYPELRFQTEDGKAKMHPAVYKHEEFEFILLTGRTKNQWHTMTRTGKSEELLRGEEEPFLLMNPEDGERLGIEEGEFVELASEHGKVKLRVRFGGIKEGHLFAPFGYGLKHGSIINALTGDKIDPISKEPDLKLTPVAIKVKGAVTHEHVKG, from the coding sequence ATGAGGTTTCAGTGCCCATACTGTGGCGTTGGTTGTGGCCTCCTCTATGAGGGTGGGAGGGTGAAGGGAGATAAAGACCATATGGCATCTAAAGGAGATGTATGTCAAAAGCCACTTTACTATCCAAAGGTTATGCACAAGGATAGACTTTTAAGACCTCTCTTTAGGGAAAGCAAAAGAGGCTCTTTCAAGGAGATAGATTGGGAAAGGGCATACAGCATAATTTCCTCAAAGTTGAAAAGCCTAAGCCCAGAAGAAGTCTATTTTTACCTCTCTGGACAGCTTATGACAGAAGACATATATGTGATGAACAAGTTTATCAAAGGCTTTTTGAAGACAAACAACATAGATGCCAACTCAAGGCTCTGCATGGCAACGCCCGCAACCGCCTACAGGTTAGTCTTTGGTTCTGATGGTCCACCATGTTCTTATGAAGACTTTGAAGATGCAGATGCCTTTGTATTTGCAGGGTCAAACGCTCTCTGGACGCATCCAGTAGTTTTTAAAAGGATATTAAAAAAGAAAGCGGAAAAACCTGAAGTAAAGATTGTGGTAATAGACCCGGTAAAGACAGAAACCGCAAAAAAGGCAGATTTACATATTCAGATAAGGGCAGGCACAGATACTGCACTATTTAATTCGGTTCTTTGTGTGCTTTATAAAAAGGGTTGGATAAACTGGGAATTTTTGAAAAAACATGTGGCAGGCTATGAGGAAGCCATTAACGAAGCTGTAAAGTATACGCCTGAGATAGTTTCAGACATATGCCAGATAGAAGAAGGTCAGATATACGAACTTGCGGAGCTTTACGCCTTTAGTAAAAAACTCATATCTCTGTGGTGTCAGGGGCTTAATCAGTCCTCTCAGGGTGTTATGAAAAACCTTAGTCTTATAAACCTCCACTTAGCTACAGGAAGATTAAACCACAGGGGATGTCCTTTCTCCCTTACGGGACAACCCAACGCCATGGGCGGAAGGGAGATGGGATACTTATCTCATGGTCTGCCGGGATACAGGGACATAAGAAAAGAAGAGGACAGAAGATTCATGGAGGAATTTTGGGGTATAGAGGTTGGAAGTATAAAACCAAATCCAGGACCAACCATAACAGAAGCCATTGACCTTATGTTGGAAGGAAAGATAAAACTTCTATGGGTTGTATGCACAAACCCTGCTATAACCTTGCCTAATCTTAACAAGGTCTGGAAAGCCTTTGAAAGGGCTTTCCTTATTGTGCAGGATGCCTACTGGAACGATACCTGTGAGTTTGCCAACCTTATACTCCCAGCCTCACAGATGGGAGAGAAGGAGGGTGTAATGACGGGTTCAGACAGGACGCTAAGCCTTTGCCAAAAGTTTTCAGAGCCACCAGGGGAAGCAAAGCCAGACTGGCTTATTTTTGTGGAGGTAGCTAAGTATATGGGTATGGGAGATGCCTTTAACTACCACAACAGTAGAGAAATATTTGAAGAGCTCAAAAGTGCCACAAGGGGGAAGCTCTGTGATATATCAGAGCTTGACTATGAAGACCTTCCAAAAAGGTGGGGAGGCAGGTGGCTATACCCTGAACTCAGATTTCAGACGGAAGATGGTAAGGCTAAGATGCACCCTGCGGTTTATAAACACGAAGAGTTTGAATTTATCCTTTTGACGGGTAGGACAAAGAACCAGTGGCATACCATGACGAGAACGGGAAAGAGCGAGGAATTATTGAGGGGTGAAGAAGAGCCCTTTCTTTTGATGAACCCAGAAGACGGAGAAAGGCTTGGCATAGAAGAGGGTGAGTTTGTTGAGCTTGCCTCTGAGCATGGAAAGGTGAAGCTAAGGGTAAGATTTGGAGGTATAAAAGAGGGACATCTTTTCGCACCCTTTGGTTATGGCTTGAAGCATGGAAGCATTATTAATGCTCTTACAGGAGACAAGATTGACCCTATTTCAAAAGAGCCAGACCTTAAGCTAACACCTGTGGCTATAAAAGTCAAGGGGGCTGTGACCCATGAGCATGTTAAAGGGTAA
- a CDS encoding bacteriohemerythrin translates to MIEFGSELILGIENIDKEHRTLVDMLNHTYKLLKTSDAKDKDKIAEINEFFIGNLIAYVELHLNNEEEFMKSIEYPELSSHKLVHGIFRSEIYNLLPYVERGDPKGYRQALSLSWGWLYNHIARTDKKYAVWAKKHIKF, encoded by the coding sequence ATGATAGAGTTTGGTTCCGAATTAATACTTGGTATAGAGAATATAGACAAGGAACATAGAACGCTGGTAGACATGCTGAATCACACCTATAAACTCCTCAAAACCTCGGACGCAAAAGATAAAGATAAAATTGCTGAGATAAATGAATTCTTTATAGGTAATTTAATAGCCTATGTTGAATTGCACTTGAACAATGAAGAAGAATTTATGAAATCTATAGAATATCCAGAATTAAGTTCTCATAAGTTGGTTCATGGAATTTTTAGGAGTGAAATTTACAACCTTCTTCCTTACGTGGAAAGAGGTGATCCAAAGGGTTACAGGCAAGCTCTATCTTTGTCATGGGGATGGTTATATAACCACATAGCCAGAACGGATAAGAAGTATGCTGTTTGGGCAAAAAAGCATATAAAGTTCTAA
- the cobA gene encoding uroporphyrinogen-III C-methyltransferase has translation MGKVYLVGAGPGDIELLTLKAYRLVRSADVILYDRLVNPEVLLLAKPDCELVYVGKEDGKHTIEQEKINELLLQYAHTREIVVRLKGGDPFVFGRGGEEALFLAQHGIDFEIVPGISSAIAVPAYAGIPLTFRGISSSFAVITGHEDPKKKNSSIDWESLKGINTLVFLMAVSNRQEIARRLIEVGREPDEPTAFIEKGTTSEQRVVITNLGELSGNPPEVKPPAVMVVGKVVGLRDFISLKHLANMHY, from the coding sequence ATGGGTAAGGTTTACCTTGTAGGAGCAGGTCCAGGAGATATAGAGCTTTTAACCCTTAAGGCTTACAGGCTCGTAAGATCTGCGGACGTTATACTCTACGACAGGCTTGTAAACCCTGAGGTGTTATTGCTTGCAAAACCAGACTGTGAGCTCGTGTATGTGGGTAAAGAGGATGGAAAGCATACCATAGAGCAGGAAAAGATAAATGAGCTACTCCTTCAATATGCTCATACGAGGGAAATTGTGGTTAGGCTCAAGGGTGGAGACCCCTTTGTCTTTGGAAGAGGTGGCGAGGAAGCTCTGTTCTTAGCCCAGCATGGCATAGACTTTGAGATTGTCCCAGGTATAAGCTCCGCTATAGCAGTCCCAGCCTATGCGGGTATTCCTTTGACCTTTAGAGGCATCTCTTCTTCCTTTGCGGTTATAACTGGACATGAAGACCCTAAAAAGAAAAACTCAAGCATAGACTGGGAAAGCCTCAAAGGAATAAACACTCTTGTTTTTCTTATGGCGGTTTCTAACAGACAGGAGATAGCAAGAAGGCTTATTGAGGTGGGTAGGGAGCCAGATGAACCTACCGCTTTTATAGAAAAGGGAACAACATCAGAACAGAGGGTTGTCATAACAAACCTTGGAGAACTTTCTGGAAACCCTCCAGAGGTAAAGCCACCTGCGGTTATGGTGGTGGGAAAGGTGGTAGGTTTAAGAGATTTTATATCACTAAAACATTTAGCTAATATGCACTACTAA
- a CDS encoding P-II family nitrogen regulator: MKELIIIVRREKAQDVKALLHDMGIDYVSKPVLGKGKEGGFGYSTRKGVFTSMVPKVLIMSWVEDALYNDVVSRVLRIAHTGHYGDGKIFVIGGLP, translated from the coding sequence TTGAAGGAGCTGATAATCATAGTCAGGCGAGAGAAGGCTCAAGATGTTAAGGCACTTCTTCATGATATGGGGATTGACTATGTTTCAAAGCCTGTGCTTGGAAAGGGTAAGGAAGGTGGATTTGGCTATTCAACAAGGAAGGGCGTCTTTACATCTATGGTCCCAAAAGTCCTAATCATGAGCTGGGTGGAGGATGCCTTGTATAACGACGTAGTTAGCAGAGTCCTTAGGATTGCCCATACGGGTCATTACGGTGATGGAAAAATCTTTGTGATAGGAGGTCTGCCATGA
- a CDS encoding uroporphyrinogen-III synthase → MSMLKGKRVGICATRRAEDIAEYIAQHGGIPVLEDLVRIEYLPEEEVNRSLENALLLKPSYFLFTTGEGAKRVFQIARKREDFKEIKDLMLKGRIFARGYKTRKVLLEENFKDFQTVDHTRDFISFLEPIEGRCVFVQMYGEEMPELEKYILKGGGVLLKVWVYRYIPDEEKIDAFIDRFLKDHYHAVVFTSAFQVKNLFQRAKERELNRKLAQKMTNNVLILAVGRTTAKALFEEGVLRVLFPQKERLILALKELEKAFGNG, encoded by the coding sequence ATGAGCATGTTAAAGGGTAAAAGGGTAGGCATCTGTGCAACCAGAAGGGCTGAGGACATAGCGGAATACATAGCTCAGCACGGTGGTATTCCAGTGCTTGAGGATTTGGTAAGGATAGAGTATTTGCCAGAGGAAGAGGTGAATAGGTCCCTTGAAAATGCCTTGCTACTTAAACCTTCTTATTTCCTATTTACCACTGGTGAAGGGGCAAAGAGGGTCTTTCAGATAGCAAGGAAAAGGGAAGACTTTAAGGAGATTAAAGACCTCATGCTGAAGGGCAGGATATTTGCCAGAGGATACAAGACAAGAAAGGTCTTGCTGGAAGAGAATTTTAAAGATTTTCAAACAGTAGACCACACAAGGGATTTTATAAGTTTCCTTGAACCCATAGAAGGTAGATGCGTTTTTGTCCAGATGTATGGAGAAGAGATGCCAGAGCTTGAAAAATACATTCTAAAAGGTGGTGGGGTTTTGCTAAAGGTGTGGGTTTATAGATATATCCCAGATGAAGAAAAAATAGACGCTTTTATTGACAGGTTTCTAAAAGACCATTACCACGCAGTTGTTTTTACCTCAGCCTTTCAGGTAAAAAACCTCTTCCAAAGGGCAAAGGAAAGAGAGTTAAACAGGAAGCTGGCACAAAAGATGACCAACAATGTCCTTATACTTGCTGTTGGACGAACCACAGCCAAAGCCTTATTTGAAGAAGGAGTGCTAAGGGTATTATTTCCTCAAAAGGAAAGACTGATATTAGCTCTCAAAGAACTTGAGAAGGCTTTTGGAAATGGGTAA
- a CDS encoding ABC transporter ATP-binding protein → MRAYLEIFNLTVRFGNNIILNELELLVEGGEFVSIIGHSGCGKSTLLSVVAGLVKPSEGSVVLDGKEITSPGPDRAMVFQNYSLLPWVSVYENVMLAVKSVFKGEDLEKAKKKAESYLKLAGLWEHRNKLPSQISGGMKQRTALVRALSVDPKVLLLDEPFGALDALTRSVLQDELLRIWEKDKKTMLMVTHDVEEAIYMSDRIVIMSNGPSAKVYDIVKVNIRRPRTREEMIRSKEYIDLKEYLIYTLREKLKKREVA, encoded by the coding sequence ATGAGAGCATACTTGGAGATTTTTAACCTTACAGTCCGCTTTGGCAACAATATCATACTTAATGAGCTTGAACTTCTTGTGGAAGGGGGCGAATTTGTAAGCATAATAGGACATTCTGGCTGTGGTAAATCTACACTTTTAAGTGTTGTTGCAGGTCTTGTAAAACCTTCTGAAGGGTCTGTGGTGCTTGATGGTAAGGAAATTACAAGCCCAGGTCCAGACAGGGCTATGGTTTTTCAAAACTACTCCCTTCTACCCTGGGTCTCAGTTTATGAGAACGTCATGCTTGCAGTGAAGTCTGTCTTTAAAGGTGAAGACCTTGAAAAGGCTAAGAAAAAAGCGGAATCCTACCTTAAGCTGGCAGGTCTCTGGGAGCATAGAAACAAACTTCCATCTCAGATCTCTGGTGGTATGAAGCAAAGAACCGCGCTGGTTAGGGCTTTGTCGGTAGACCCAAAGGTGCTTCTCCTTGATGAACCCTTTGGAGCTCTTGATGCTCTGACAAGGTCTGTCTTGCAAGATGAGCTTTTGAGAATATGGGAAAAGGACAAAAAGACCATGCTTATGGTAACTCACGATGTGGAAGAAGCCATATATATGTCTGACCGTATAGTTATCATGAGCAACGGACCATCCGCTAAAGTTTATGACATTGTGAAGGTTAACATAAGGAGACCAAGGACAAGGGAAGAGATGATAAGGTCAAAGGAGTATATTGACCTTAAGGAATACCTGATATATACCTTAAGGGAGAAGCTTAAGAAAAGGGAGGTAGCATGA
- a CDS encoding CmpA/NrtA family ABC transporter substrate-binding protein, giving the protein MDRRDFIKRGSLALAGAGLAGPYISRAQGKLRIGYIPLTDCASVVMAKELGLYKKYSVDVDVSKEASWPNVRDKLLNGELKASHCLFSMPFSVYTGIGGPAGKIMPIAMIINFNGQAITLSQKDFGGKVGFREISKVKAIVDGLKGAGKNVTFAMTFPGGTHDIWLRYWLGACGINPNKDVRVIPIPPPQMVANMRVGNMDGYCVGEPWNEVAVREGVGFTHLATQDLWKDHPEKALVFNQEFFSKNVEEVKAIMKAVLEASRWLDDLKNRKEASKVIARYVNAKAEDIETRLLGVYHLGKGLGEHKYKDDYMLFFKNGEVNLPKYSYGVFFLAQYRRWGMVKQAPDYLGISKKLIAKPLFLQVAKEMNISVKDDDMKPLRGFIDNVVFDPNKPEESIKAYKVREV; this is encoded by the coding sequence ATGGACAGGAGAGACTTTATCAAAAGGGGCTCTTTAGCCCTTGCGGGGGCTGGCTTAGCGGGACCTTACATAAGCAGGGCTCAGGGAAAGCTCAGGATAGGCTACATACCTCTTACAGACTGTGCGTCTGTTGTTATGGCTAAGGAACTTGGTCTCTACAAGAAATACAGCGTGGATGTGGATGTATCAAAGGAGGCAAGCTGGCCTAACGTCAGAGACAAACTTTTAAACGGAGAACTTAAGGCTTCTCATTGCCTTTTTAGCATGCCCTTTTCTGTTTACACAGGCATAGGAGGACCTGCAGGAAAAATAATGCCCATAGCCATGATTATAAACTTTAACGGGCAAGCCATAACGCTTTCTCAGAAAGATTTTGGTGGTAAAGTGGGCTTTAGAGAAATAAGCAAGGTAAAGGCGATAGTGGATGGTTTAAAGGGAGCGGGTAAGAATGTTACCTTTGCCATGACATTCCCAGGAGGAACCCACGATATATGGCTCAGGTATTGGCTTGGTGCCTGCGGTATAAACCCAAACAAAGATGTAAGAGTTATACCTATACCACCTCCACAGATGGTGGCAAACATGAGAGTTGGCAATATGGATGGCTACTGTGTTGGGGAGCCGTGGAACGAAGTAGCTGTAAGAGAAGGTGTAGGTTTTACCCATCTTGCAACTCAAGATTTATGGAAAGACCATCCAGAAAAAGCTCTTGTCTTTAATCAGGAATTTTTCAGTAAAAACGTAGAAGAAGTAAAAGCTATCATGAAGGCGGTGCTTGAAGCAAGTAGATGGCTTGATGACCTAAAAAATAGAAAAGAGGCTTCCAAGGTGATTGCAAGGTATGTCAACGCTAAAGCTGAGGACATAGAAACAAGGCTTCTTGGAGTTTACCATCTTGGTAAGGGGCTTGGAGAACACAAATACAAGGATGACTACATGCTATTTTTCAAAAATGGCGAGGTAAACCTTCCCAAATACTCTTATGGTGTCTTCTTCCTTGCCCAATACAGAAGATGGGGAATGGTAAAGCAAGCTCCTGATTATCTTGGCATATCAAAGAAGCTAATAGCCAAGCCTCTCTTCCTTCAGGTAGCAAAGGAGATGAACATAAGCGTAAAAGACGACGATATGAAACCTTTAAGAGGCTTTATAGACAATGTGGTCTTTGACCCAAATAAACCAGAAGAGTCTATAAAGGCGTATAAGGTCAGGGAGGTATAA
- the ntrB gene encoding nitrate ABC transporter permease, with translation MVNVEKGIRSKLLSFSVNFGKLSVIVTVILPPIFGIFLFFLFWFFISIFIKELPGPINTLKTLFELLSNPFYDLGPNDKGIGWQMLASLKRVFLGFLIGSLIALPLGFLIGMSSTVRRVLNPVVQVLRPVSPMAWFPIGLAVLKASNEASIFVIAITSLWPTLINTALGISSLPEDYKNLSRVFGFPLRYYILKVLLPYSLPYILTGFRLSLGIGWMVIVASEMLAGGVGIGFFVWDSWNALNLENVLSAILLIGIVGLFIDFFFAKLMERVRR, from the coding sequence ATGGTTAACGTAGAAAAGGGCATAAGGTCTAAACTTTTAAGTTTTTCTGTAAACTTTGGGAAACTTTCCGTTATTGTTACGGTAATCCTTCCTCCTATCTTTGGTATCTTCCTTTTTTTCCTTTTTTGGTTTTTTATATCCATCTTCATAAAGGAACTGCCAGGACCCATCAACACTCTAAAAACTCTTTTTGAACTTCTTTCCAACCCCTTTTACGACCTTGGTCCAAACGATAAGGGTATAGGATGGCAGATGTTAGCTTCTCTGAAAAGGGTCTTTTTGGGGTTTCTAATAGGTTCACTTATAGCCCTGCCTCTTGGTTTTCTTATAGGTATGAGTTCAACAGTGAGGAGGGTTTTAAATCCCGTGGTGCAAGTGCTAAGACCAGTTTCACCCATGGCATGGTTTCCCATAGGGCTTGCGGTGTTAAAGGCTTCCAACGAGGCATCCATATTCGTTATTGCCATAACCTCCCTCTGGCCAACTCTTATAAACACCGCCTTGGGCATCTCCTCCCTACCAGAAGACTATAAGAACCTATCAAGGGTCTTTGGCTTTCCTCTTCGCTATTACATACTAAAAGTTTTGCTTCCTTATAGCCTTCCTTACATTCTCACAGGCTTTCGCCTTAGTCTTGGTATAGGGTGGATGGTTATAGTTGCCTCTGAGATGCTGGCTGGTGGTGTTGGTATAGGCTTCTTCGTATGGGACTCATGGAACGCTCTGAACTTAGAAAATGTCCTGTCCGCCATCCTCCTCATAGGCATAGTTGGGCTTTTTATAGACTTTTTCTTTGCAAAGCTAATGGAAAGAGTAAGGAGGTAA